The Eleutherodactylus coqui strain aEleCoq1 chromosome 6, aEleCoq1.hap1, whole genome shotgun sequence genome window below encodes:
- the LOC136633283 gene encoding GON-4-like protein isoform X4: MEETTLTPQCPDDSPQPPNNTEPQCPHDTPQPVLDAVPLDSVRRPSDLSNEMQSDPRMCAVGAAPSSGSLCVQSLDSSMGSTDANEARVSLMSDANRTSASELEPERHETGGRVHHGMGTNRDVCPHTPAEEDDVGLVIPLDDNDLDDNQNRRRKKRLLGKRNRDHKAEEVVTCDLDQDLDRALEDGAKQHNLTAVNVRNILHEVITNEHVVAMMKAAIAETEGLPPFEPKMTRSKLKEVVEKGVVIPSWNLSPIKKSSKQQFVDIPLEEEDSSDEEYQPEEEEEDETAEESVLESDVESTASSPRGQKRTRGHHLCEMQEDVSMEGPQQGLPRRQISVESVSMGPPPPPRVRDIQDRAFMEKLHAVEEELDSHPVAMDSFQSLHESLIAFRTRSKRPLKNVPIGKLEAELRAPDITPDMYEGNTADDDDWKNWLCSLMQDDVGNDDDDDDDPEYNILEDWDEPDTEDLRNDRAVRITKKEVNELMEELFETFQDEMGISHPEDEGADDEDSNVEPLPNFNTPQAIRLEEPLLTEQHRTVRAQLEYLRLRKSLLMKTEEEKYPAREMQPATYQSVPKLPPVMGLDAAQRRRLQQQMQQHVQLLTQLHILSFRNPKLHAEADTAHMYLAELSTFAESSALTHRLVNPNFLSMFQTCNLKEALQLIPMVKSIDVEDIEPPKPAKKNANDILNLPKHTAWILATRSVFMYPELLPVCAMKPRGPQDRVFFTKAEDNLLALGLKHFEGIEYSKQLISKYLVTAKTAQQLTVRIKNLTMKKALDNIIKFYKKTKMLPVLSRCCEDVLPQDSRPPVEREKRRLPFWIKASLSSIEAEMKKSGDSTYPLIPPPGVSLTLKPLPKRFYRKLWRQRRTALKPLLIWPNPVPKQVTKPPTPPNIPIRIVGQVPPLIHPATAMQGIVNMQPLSVPLGRKAHTTPCVSAFSHKISAAPQPQVVPLAAAQRARKSLVCVLPKRLAEAKTLEGRAAPILQSAPIVLAVPHGALKLVTLGTACGVLQPLGAGSAAPVTAVINSPHVPMSQKAIAPPCTQPSCPSSQKSEDDEWECVSITIKVEEEGSSAEAEEMPLEGRGQSSDGIDSVTPCKEEPNLTPQSAPSVPHQSLAASSPDSKAEDSGEVKEVNETQSAEGAGDSPKNTSIDGDMEINSPAGPQRDASSPVDGQDLGNDKDVPEEEEDEDFDDLTQDEDEMSSEESVLSVPELQETMEKLTWLASERRLSQEGDSEDNSQEDNTEPEEEEEEGVGGLSQKPEVMTDEAGDEKLLSSHHHAPSPAPVEASMAPTAERRRGGNKGQSSYRARAKRGRTRASKDASKLLLLYDEKILTKDPLREQKDMAFAQSYLNRVREALHSTPSIYQQFLNLIYEFETMGDGKTAVHLYERLRLLLHDWPQLLKDFAAFLLPEQALECGLFEEQQAFDKSRRFLRQLEICFQENPAQHQKIIKLLQSCAECPLQEIGKLKTQMWQLLKGHTHLQEEFSLFFDQLRPPTSRMEDFEVMNWTEDKEYTDADWPDGGKECLCSCHEVATEQRMKRCKRRMCAPCTNKGCDSRFQRSTDVGASTMKDTGDRLQFPKSASSDDRPGAAARGPSSSRAVLALESSMSGQRAAKVRHQVRTASSRGGRRPHSVKSVVVEKVQCCHGPSKADAPGTRSPPCSLPITSPTLCLSLTPEDPSILQAAAREEHTLTMCAKNIKVSSSGEKVVVWTREADRVLLTMCQERGAHDDTFRAISAQLENKSPSEVSQRFRELISLFQTGSVTSSDDEEEGTDNMSEEEED; encoded by the exons ATGGAGGAGACCACCCTTACACCGCAGTGTCCTGATGACTCACCACAGCCCCCCAATAATACTGAACCCCAGTGCCCTCATGACACCCCACAGCCTGTCCTTGATGCTGTCCCCTTGGACTCTGTTCGGAGACCCTCTGATCTCTcaaatgaaatgcagagtgaccCCAGAATGTGTGCTGTGGGTGCAGCGCCGTCCTCAGGATCCCTGTGTGTGCAGAGCCTGGACTCCAGCATGGGGTCTACAGACGCCAATGAAGCCAGGGTCAGTCTGATGTCAGATGCCAATAGGACGAGCGCTTCTGAGCTGGAACCCGAGAGACATGAGACGG GTGGACGGGTCCACCATGGGATGGGGACAAACCGAGACGTTTGCCCACACACTCCTGCGGAGGAAGACGATGTAGGACTCGTCATCCCTTTAG ATGACAATGATTTGGATGACAACCAGAATAGGAGAAGAAAAAAGAGACTTCTGGGTAAGAGGAATCGAGACCACAAGGCGGAGGAGGTGGTGACCTGCGATTTAGATCAGGATCTGGATCGAGCCCTGGAGGATGGCGCCAAGCAGCACAATCTGACCGCTGTCAACGTCCGCAATATCCTCCAT GAGGTGATCACCAACGAGCACGTCGTGGCCATGATGAAAGCTGCCATCGCAGAGACTGAAGGTCTGCCGCCCTTT GAGCCCAAAATGACCCGGTCAAAGCTTAAAGAGGTAGTGGAGAAAGGCGTG GTCATCCCCTCATGGAACCTGTCTCCTATCAAGAAAAGCAGCAAACAGCAG TTTGTTGACATTCCCCTGGAAGAAGAGGACTCCTCTGATGAGGAGTATCagccagaggaagaggaggaagatgaaaCTGCTGAGGAG AGTGTGCTGGAGAGTGATGTGGAGAGCACGGCGTCCTCCCCTCGGGGTCAGAAGCGCACGAGAGGCCACCATTTGTGTGAGATGCAGGAGGACGTGTCCATGGAAGGCCCACAG CAGGGGTTACCAAGGAGACaaatcagtgtggagtctgtcTCCATGggacctcccccaccccccagagTAAGAGACATCCAGGATCGTGCCTTCATGGAGAAGCTGCATGCTGTGGAGGAGGAGCTGGACAGTCATCCAGTTGCTATGGACTCCTTCCAG TCCCTGCATGAGAGCCTCATCGCTTTTCGCACACGTTCTAAGCGCCCCCTGAAGAATGTGCCCATTGGTAAGCTGGAGGCGGAGCTCCGGGCGCCAGATATCACTCCTGACATGTATGAGGGCAACACTGCCGATGATGATGACTGGAAGAATTGGCTGTGCAGTTTAATGCAGGATGACGTGGGAAACGATG ACGACGATGATGATGATCCAGAATACAACATCCTGGAGGACTGGGATGAGCCGGACACCGAGGACCTGCGGAATGACAGGGCCGTGAGGATCACAA AGAAAGAAGTGAATGAGTTGATGGAGGAGCTGTTTGAGACG TTTCAGGATGAAATGGGGATCTCCCACCCGGAAGATGAGGGAGCGGATGATGAGGACAGTAATGTGGAGCCGCTGCCCAACTTCAACACCCCACAGGCCATCAG GTTAGAGGAGCCCCTCCTGACGGAGCAGCATCGTACAGTCCGGGCACAGCTTGAATATTTACGCCTGAGGAAATCCTTATTGATGAAAACGGAAGAGGAGAAATATCCGGCTAGAGAAATGCAGCCTGCCACGTACCAATCGGTCCCCAAGCTGCCGCCCGTCATGGGTCTGGATGCTGCACAGAGGAGGCGGCTCCAACAGCAGATGCAGCAG CACGTCCAGCTCCTGACCCAACTCCACATCCTGAGCTTCAGGAACCCCAAACTTCATGCAGAGGCTGATACTGCACACATGTACCTG GCTGAACTCTCCACCTTTGCAGAAAGCTCGGCCCTGACCCACCGACTGGTAAACCCCAACTTCCTGAGCATGTTCCAGACCTGCAACCTgaaggaggctctgcagctcattCCCATGGTTAAAAGTATAGACGTAGAAGACATTGAGCCCCCTAAACCAGCGAAGAAGAACG caaaTGACATCCTCAACCTGCCAAAACACACAGCCTGGATCCTGGCCACACGCTCCGTCTTCATGTATCCTGAGCTGCTGCCCGTGTGTGCCATGAAGCCCAGAGGACCTCAGGACAGAGTGTTCTTCACCAAGGCTGAGGACAA TTTACTTGCTTTAGGATTGAAGCATTTTGAAGGCATCGAATACTCCAAGCAGCTGATCAGCAAATACTTAGTAACCGCCAAAACGGCGCAGCAACTAACCGTGCGGATCAAGAACCTCACCATGAAGAAGGCACTGGACAATATCATCAAG TTTTATAAGAAAACGAAGATGTTACCAGTGTTGAGCAGATGCTGTGAGGATGTCCTGCCCCAAGATTCCCGCCCTCCAGTGGAGAGGGAGAAACGCAGGCTCCCGTTCTGGATCAAG GCCAGCCTCAGCAGCATCGAAGCAGAAATGAAGAAATCTGGTGATTCCACATACCCCCTCATCCCCCCACCCGGAGTCTCACTTACCCTCAAACCCCTTCCTAAACGCTTCTACAGGAAACTATGGCGTCAGAGAAGAACAGCACTAAAGCCGCTTTTGATTTGGCCCAACCCTGTACCAAAACAAGTTACCAAGCCTCCAACTCCACCAAACATTCCCATAAGGATCGTAGGGCAGGTTCCACCCCTGATTCATCCTGCTACGGCCATGCAAGGAATCGTCAACATGCAGCCACTCAGCGTGCCGCTAGGGCGTAAGGCCCATACAACACCATGTGTTTCTGCCTTCTCTCATAAGATATCTGCTGCTCCCCAGCCACAAGTGGTGCCCCTCGCAGCTGCTCAGAGGGCCAGGAAATCCCTTGTTTGTGTTCTGCCCAAAAGACTGGCTGAGGCCAAGACCCTGGAGGGAAGGGCCGCTCCCATCCTTCAGTCGGCTCCCATCGTCCTTGCTGTACCACATGGTGCTTTAAAACTGGTGACTCTGGGTACAGCGTGTGGCGTCCTCCAGCCACTCGGTGCCGGAAGTGCAGCGCCCGTGACAGCTGTTATTAATTCACCCCACGTACCGATGAGTCAGAAGGCCATCGCGCCTCCCTGCACCCAGCCATCGTGTCCCAGCAGCCAGAAGAGTGAAGATGATGAGTGGGAGTGCGTGTCCATCACTATAAAGGTGGAAGAAGAGGGGAGCTCAGCTGAAGCAGAGGAGATGCCACTAGAGGGGAGGGGCCAATCCAGTGATGGCATAGACTCTGTGACCCCATGTAAGGAGGAGCCTAACCTCACCCCTCAGAGTGCACCGTCTGTTCCCCACCAGAGTTTAGCTGCGTCTTCTCCAGATTCCAAGGCTGAAGATTCTGGAGAAGTGAAGGAGGTAAATGAGACACAAAGtgcagagggtgcaggggattccCCGAAAAACACTTCCATAGATGGTGACATGGAGATCAACAGCCCCGCAGGGCCCCAGCGAGATGCTTCCAGCCCTGTGGATGGCCAAGACTTGGGCAACGACAAAGACGTcccggaggaggaagaggatgaagatTTTGATGACCTGACCCAGGATGAGGATGAGATGTCCTCGGAGGAGTCAGTACTGTCAGTGCCCGAGCTGCAG GAAACCATGGAGAAGCTGACGTGGCTGGCTTCAGAGAGACGTCTGAGTCAGGAGGGAGACTCTGAGGATAACTCCCAGGAGGACAACACTGaacctgaggaagaggaggaggagggtgtggGTGGATTGTCTCAGAAGCCAGAGGTAATGACGGATGAAGCTGGAGACGAGAAGCTGCTGAGCAGCCATCACCATGCCCCGTCACCAGCCCCAGTGGAAGCCAGCATGGCTCCAACAG CAGAGCGGCGGCGTGGGGGCAACAAAGGGCAGAGCTCATACCGTGCCAGGGCCAAAAGGGGTCGCACACGAGCCAGCAAGGACGCCTCCAAACTGCTTCTTTTGTACGATGAGAAGATCCTGACGAAGGACCCGCTTAGGGAGCAGAAAGACATGGCGTTTGCACAGTCCTACCTGAACAGG GTGCGGGAGGCGCTGCACTCCACCCCCAGCATTTACCAGCAATTCCTCAATCTTATCTATGAATTTGAGACCATGGGAGACGGAAAGACTGCCGTACATTTGTATGAGAGGCTGCGGCTGCTCCTGCACGACTGGCCCCAGCTCCTCAaggattttgctgcttttttgctGCCAGAACAAGCCCTGGAGTGTGGACTG TTTGAGGAGCAGCAAGCCTTCGATAAAAGTCGCAGGTTCCTTCGGCAGCTGGAGATATGTTTCCAGGAGAACCCGGCACAGCATCAGAAGATTATCAAACTGCTGCAAAGCTGTGCGGAGTGCCCCCTGCAGGAGATTGGCAAG CTCAAAACTCAGATGTGGCAGCTGCTGAAGGGGCACACGCACCTGCAGGAGGAGTTCTCCCTCTTTTTCGACCAGCTGAGGCCCCCCACAAGCCGCATGGAGGACTTTGAAGTAATGAACTGGACAGAGGACAAAGAATACACA GATGCTGACTGGCCGGATGGTGGGAAGGAGTGTTTGTGTTCTTGCCATGAGGTGGCTACAGAGCAAAGGATGAAGCGCTGTAAGCGGAGGATGTGCGCTCCGTGCACTAATAAG GGTTGTGACAGTCGGTTCCAGAGATCCACTGATGTCGGGGCTTCCACAATGAAAGACACAG GGGACAGGTTGCAATTTCCTAAGAGCGCATCCTCTGATGACAGACCAGGTGCAGCCGCCCGGGGTCCTTCAAGTAGCAGAGCAGTCTTGGCGCTGGAGAGTAGCATGTCGGGACAGAGAGCAGCCAAAGTGAGACACCAGGTCAGGACTGCCTCGTCCCGGGGAGGCAGGAGACCTCATTCTGTAAAGTCTGTGGTGGTTGAGAAGGTGCAGTGCTGCCATGGACCCTCAAAGGCCGATGCTCCAGGAACAAGGTCTCCTCCATGTTCTCTGCCCATAACATCCCCAACTCTATGCCTAAGTCTCACCCCTGAGGATCCCTCCATCCTGCAAGCTGCTGCACGGGAGGAGCACACACTGACCATGTGTGCCAAGAACATCAAAGTCAGCTCCAGTGGGGAGAAGGTTGTGGTGTGGACCAG GGAAGCTGACCGTGTGCTCCTCACCATGTGCCAGGAGCGAGGGGCGCACGACGACACGTTCAGAGCCATTTCAGCGCAGCTTGAGAACAAGAGCCCCTCTGAG GTGTCACAGCGCTTCCGTGAGCTTATTAGCCTTTTCCAGACAGGATCTGTTACGAGTtcggatgatgaagaggagggaacagacaACATGTCGGAAGAGGAGGAAGACTAG
- the LOC136633283 gene encoding GON-4-like protein isoform X2, giving the protein MEETTLTPQCPDDSPQPPNNTEPQCPHDTPQPVLDAVPLDSVRRPSDLSNEMQSDPRMCAVGAAPSSGSLCVQSLDSSMGSTDANEARVSLMSDANRTSASELEPERHETGGRVHHGMGTNRDVCPHTPAEEDDVGLVIPLDDNDLDDNQNRRRKKRLLGKRNRDHKAEEVVTCDLDQDLDRALEDGAKQHNLTAVNVRNILHEVITNEHVVAMMKAAIAETEGLPPFEPKMTRSKLKEVVEKGVVIPSWNLSPIKKSSKQQFVDIPLEEEDSSDEEYQPEEEEEDETAEESVLESDVESTASSPRGQKRTRGHHLCEMQEDVSMEGPQGLPRRQISVESVSMGPPPPPRVRDIQDRAFMEKLHAVEEELDSHPVAMDSFQSLHESLIAFRTRSKRPLKNVPIGKLEAELRAPDITPDMYEGNTADDDDWKNWLCSLMQDDVGNDDDDDDDPEYNILEDWDEPDTEDLRNDRAVRITKKEVNELMEELFETFQDEMGISHPEDEGADDEDSNVEPLPNFNTPQAIRLEEPLLTEQHRTVRAQLEYLRLRKSLLMKTEEEKYPAREMQPATYQSVPKLPPVMGLDAAQRRRLQQQMQQHVQLLTQLHILSFRNPKLHAEADTAHMYLAELSTFAESSALTHRLVNPNFLSMFQTCNLKEALQLIPMVKSIDVEDIEPPKPAKKNANDILNLPKHTAWILATRSVFMYPELLPVCAMKPRGPQDRVFFTKAEDNLLALGLKHFEGIEYSKQLISKYLVTAKTAQQLTVRIKNLTMKKALDNIIKFYKKTKMLPVLSRCCEDVLPQDSRPPVEREKRRLPFWIKASLSSIEAEMKKSGDSTYPLIPPPGVSLTLKPLPKRFYRKLWRQRRTALKPLLIWPNPVPKQVTKPPTPPNIPIRIVGQVPPLIHPATAMQGIVNMQPLSVPLGRKAHTTPCVSAFSHKISAAPQPQVVPLAAAQRARKSLVCVLPKRLAEAKTLEGRAAPILQSAPIVLAVPHGALKLVTLGTACGVLQPLGAGSAAPVTAVINSPHVPMSQKAIAPPCTQPSCPSSQKSEDDEWECVSITIKVEEEGSSAEAEEMPLEGRGQSSDGIDSVTPCKEEPNLTPQSAPSVPHQSLAASSPDSKAEDSGEVKEVNETQSAEGAGDSPKNTSIDGDMEINSPAGPQRDASSPVDGQDLGNDKDVPEEEEDEDFDDLTQDEDEMSSEESVLSVPELQETMEKLTWLASERRLSQEGDSEDNSQEDNTEPEEEEEEGVGGLSQKPEVMTDEAGDEKLLSSHHHAPSPAPVEASMAPTAERRRGGNKGQSSYRARAKRGRTRASKDASKLLLLYDEKILTKDPLREQKDMAFAQSYLNRVREALHSTPSIYQQFLNLIYEFETMGDGKTAVHLYERLRLLLHDWPQLLKDFAAFLLPEQALECGLFEEQQAFDKSRRFLRQLEICFQENPAQHQKIIKLLQSCAECPLQEIGKLKTQMWQLLKGHTHLQEEFSLFFDQLRPPTSRMEDFEVMNWTEDKEYTFDGFEEVAIPEVEEEEEQNKVAAPPRSKRRKDASHGPDKDADWPDGGKECLCSCHEVATEQRMKRCKRRMCAPCTNKGCDSRFQRSTDVGASTMKDTGDRLQFPKSASSDDRPGAAARGPSSSRAVLALESSMSGQRAAKVRHQVRTASSRGGRRPHSVKSVVVEKVQCCHGPSKADAPGTRSPPCSLPITSPTLCLSLTPEDPSILQAAAREEHTLTMCAKNIKVSSSGEKVVVWTREADRVLLTMCQERGAHDDTFRAISAQLENKSPSEVSQRFRELISLFQTGSVTSSDDEEEGTDNMSEEEED; this is encoded by the exons ATGGAGGAGACCACCCTTACACCGCAGTGTCCTGATGACTCACCACAGCCCCCCAATAATACTGAACCCCAGTGCCCTCATGACACCCCACAGCCTGTCCTTGATGCTGTCCCCTTGGACTCTGTTCGGAGACCCTCTGATCTCTcaaatgaaatgcagagtgaccCCAGAATGTGTGCTGTGGGTGCAGCGCCGTCCTCAGGATCCCTGTGTGTGCAGAGCCTGGACTCCAGCATGGGGTCTACAGACGCCAATGAAGCCAGGGTCAGTCTGATGTCAGATGCCAATAGGACGAGCGCTTCTGAGCTGGAACCCGAGAGACATGAGACGG GTGGACGGGTCCACCATGGGATGGGGACAAACCGAGACGTTTGCCCACACACTCCTGCGGAGGAAGACGATGTAGGACTCGTCATCCCTTTAG ATGACAATGATTTGGATGACAACCAGAATAGGAGAAGAAAAAAGAGACTTCTGGGTAAGAGGAATCGAGACCACAAGGCGGAGGAGGTGGTGACCTGCGATTTAGATCAGGATCTGGATCGAGCCCTGGAGGATGGCGCCAAGCAGCACAATCTGACCGCTGTCAACGTCCGCAATATCCTCCAT GAGGTGATCACCAACGAGCACGTCGTGGCCATGATGAAAGCTGCCATCGCAGAGACTGAAGGTCTGCCGCCCTTT GAGCCCAAAATGACCCGGTCAAAGCTTAAAGAGGTAGTGGAGAAAGGCGTG GTCATCCCCTCATGGAACCTGTCTCCTATCAAGAAAAGCAGCAAACAGCAG TTTGTTGACATTCCCCTGGAAGAAGAGGACTCCTCTGATGAGGAGTATCagccagaggaagaggaggaagatgaaaCTGCTGAGGAG AGTGTGCTGGAGAGTGATGTGGAGAGCACGGCGTCCTCCCCTCGGGGTCAGAAGCGCACGAGAGGCCACCATTTGTGTGAGATGCAGGAGGACGTGTCCATGGAAGGCCCACAG GGGTTACCAAGGAGACaaatcagtgtggagtctgtcTCCATGggacctcccccaccccccagagTAAGAGACATCCAGGATCGTGCCTTCATGGAGAAGCTGCATGCTGTGGAGGAGGAGCTGGACAGTCATCCAGTTGCTATGGACTCCTTCCAG TCCCTGCATGAGAGCCTCATCGCTTTTCGCACACGTTCTAAGCGCCCCCTGAAGAATGTGCCCATTGGTAAGCTGGAGGCGGAGCTCCGGGCGCCAGATATCACTCCTGACATGTATGAGGGCAACACTGCCGATGATGATGACTGGAAGAATTGGCTGTGCAGTTTAATGCAGGATGACGTGGGAAACGATG ACGACGATGATGATGATCCAGAATACAACATCCTGGAGGACTGGGATGAGCCGGACACCGAGGACCTGCGGAATGACAGGGCCGTGAGGATCACAA AGAAAGAAGTGAATGAGTTGATGGAGGAGCTGTTTGAGACG TTTCAGGATGAAATGGGGATCTCCCACCCGGAAGATGAGGGAGCGGATGATGAGGACAGTAATGTGGAGCCGCTGCCCAACTTCAACACCCCACAGGCCATCAG GTTAGAGGAGCCCCTCCTGACGGAGCAGCATCGTACAGTCCGGGCACAGCTTGAATATTTACGCCTGAGGAAATCCTTATTGATGAAAACGGAAGAGGAGAAATATCCGGCTAGAGAAATGCAGCCTGCCACGTACCAATCGGTCCCCAAGCTGCCGCCCGTCATGGGTCTGGATGCTGCACAGAGGAGGCGGCTCCAACAGCAGATGCAGCAG CACGTCCAGCTCCTGACCCAACTCCACATCCTGAGCTTCAGGAACCCCAAACTTCATGCAGAGGCTGATACTGCACACATGTACCTG GCTGAACTCTCCACCTTTGCAGAAAGCTCGGCCCTGACCCACCGACTGGTAAACCCCAACTTCCTGAGCATGTTCCAGACCTGCAACCTgaaggaggctctgcagctcattCCCATGGTTAAAAGTATAGACGTAGAAGACATTGAGCCCCCTAAACCAGCGAAGAAGAACG caaaTGACATCCTCAACCTGCCAAAACACACAGCCTGGATCCTGGCCACACGCTCCGTCTTCATGTATCCTGAGCTGCTGCCCGTGTGTGCCATGAAGCCCAGAGGACCTCAGGACAGAGTGTTCTTCACCAAGGCTGAGGACAA TTTACTTGCTTTAGGATTGAAGCATTTTGAAGGCATCGAATACTCCAAGCAGCTGATCAGCAAATACTTAGTAACCGCCAAAACGGCGCAGCAACTAACCGTGCGGATCAAGAACCTCACCATGAAGAAGGCACTGGACAATATCATCAAG TTTTATAAGAAAACGAAGATGTTACCAGTGTTGAGCAGATGCTGTGAGGATGTCCTGCCCCAAGATTCCCGCCCTCCAGTGGAGAGGGAGAAACGCAGGCTCCCGTTCTGGATCAAG GCCAGCCTCAGCAGCATCGAAGCAGAAATGAAGAAATCTGGTGATTCCACATACCCCCTCATCCCCCCACCCGGAGTCTCACTTACCCTCAAACCCCTTCCTAAACGCTTCTACAGGAAACTATGGCGTCAGAGAAGAACAGCACTAAAGCCGCTTTTGATTTGGCCCAACCCTGTACCAAAACAAGTTACCAAGCCTCCAACTCCACCAAACATTCCCATAAGGATCGTAGGGCAGGTTCCACCCCTGATTCATCCTGCTACGGCCATGCAAGGAATCGTCAACATGCAGCCACTCAGCGTGCCGCTAGGGCGTAAGGCCCATACAACACCATGTGTTTCTGCCTTCTCTCATAAGATATCTGCTGCTCCCCAGCCACAAGTGGTGCCCCTCGCAGCTGCTCAGAGGGCCAGGAAATCCCTTGTTTGTGTTCTGCCCAAAAGACTGGCTGAGGCCAAGACCCTGGAGGGAAGGGCCGCTCCCATCCTTCAGTCGGCTCCCATCGTCCTTGCTGTACCACATGGTGCTTTAAAACTGGTGACTCTGGGTACAGCGTGTGGCGTCCTCCAGCCACTCGGTGCCGGAAGTGCAGCGCCCGTGACAGCTGTTATTAATTCACCCCACGTACCGATGAGTCAGAAGGCCATCGCGCCTCCCTGCACCCAGCCATCGTGTCCCAGCAGCCAGAAGAGTGAAGATGATGAGTGGGAGTGCGTGTCCATCACTATAAAGGTGGAAGAAGAGGGGAGCTCAGCTGAAGCAGAGGAGATGCCACTAGAGGGGAGGGGCCAATCCAGTGATGGCATAGACTCTGTGACCCCATGTAAGGAGGAGCCTAACCTCACCCCTCAGAGTGCACCGTCTGTTCCCCACCAGAGTTTAGCTGCGTCTTCTCCAGATTCCAAGGCTGAAGATTCTGGAGAAGTGAAGGAGGTAAATGAGACACAAAGtgcagagggtgcaggggattccCCGAAAAACACTTCCATAGATGGTGACATGGAGATCAACAGCCCCGCAGGGCCCCAGCGAGATGCTTCCAGCCCTGTGGATGGCCAAGACTTGGGCAACGACAAAGACGTcccggaggaggaagaggatgaagatTTTGATGACCTGACCCAGGATGAGGATGAGATGTCCTCGGAGGAGTCAGTACTGTCAGTGCCCGAGCTGCAG GAAACCATGGAGAAGCTGACGTGGCTGGCTTCAGAGAGACGTCTGAGTCAGGAGGGAGACTCTGAGGATAACTCCCAGGAGGACAACACTGaacctgaggaagaggaggaggagggtgtggGTGGATTGTCTCAGAAGCCAGAGGTAATGACGGATGAAGCTGGAGACGAGAAGCTGCTGAGCAGCCATCACCATGCCCCGTCACCAGCCCCAGTGGAAGCCAGCATGGCTCCAACAG CAGAGCGGCGGCGTGGGGGCAACAAAGGGCAGAGCTCATACCGTGCCAGGGCCAAAAGGGGTCGCACACGAGCCAGCAAGGACGCCTCCAAACTGCTTCTTTTGTACGATGAGAAGATCCTGACGAAGGACCCGCTTAGGGAGCAGAAAGACATGGCGTTTGCACAGTCCTACCTGAACAGG GTGCGGGAGGCGCTGCACTCCACCCCCAGCATTTACCAGCAATTCCTCAATCTTATCTATGAATTTGAGACCATGGGAGACGGAAAGACTGCCGTACATTTGTATGAGAGGCTGCGGCTGCTCCTGCACGACTGGCCCCAGCTCCTCAaggattttgctgcttttttgctGCCAGAACAAGCCCTGGAGTGTGGACTG TTTGAGGAGCAGCAAGCCTTCGATAAAAGTCGCAGGTTCCTTCGGCAGCTGGAGATATGTTTCCAGGAGAACCCGGCACAGCATCAGAAGATTATCAAACTGCTGCAAAGCTGTGCGGAGTGCCCCCTGCAGGAGATTGGCAAG CTCAAAACTCAGATGTGGCAGCTGCTGAAGGGGCACACGCACCTGCAGGAGGAGTTCTCCCTCTTTTTCGACCAGCTGAGGCCCCCCACAAGCCGCATGGAGGACTTTGAAGTAATGAACTGGACAGAGGACAAAGAATACACA TTTGATGGGTTTGAAGAAGTGGCGATaccagaggtggaggaggaggaggagcagaataaAGTTGCTGCCCCTCCCAGGAGTAAGCGGAGGAAGGATGCCAGTCATGGGCCAGATAAG GATGCTGACTGGCCGGATGGTGGGAAGGAGTGTTTGTGTTCTTGCCATGAGGTGGCTACAGAGCAAAGGATGAAGCGCTGTAAGCGGAGGATGTGCGCTCCGTGCACTAATAAG GGTTGTGACAGTCGGTTCCAGAGATCCACTGATGTCGGGGCTTCCACAATGAAAGACACAG GGGACAGGTTGCAATTTCCTAAGAGCGCATCCTCTGATGACAGACCAGGTGCAGCCGCCCGGGGTCCTTCAAGTAGCAGAGCAGTCTTGGCGCTGGAGAGTAGCATGTCGGGACAGAGAGCAGCCAAAGTGAGACACCAGGTCAGGACTGCCTCGTCCCGGGGAGGCAGGAGACCTCATTCTGTAAAGTCTGTGGTGGTTGAGAAGGTGCAGTGCTGCCATGGACCCTCAAAGGCCGATGCTCCAGGAACAAGGTCTCCTCCATGTTCTCTGCCCATAACATCCCCAACTCTATGCCTAAGTCTCACCCCTGAGGATCCCTCCATCCTGCAAGCTGCTGCACGGGAGGAGCACACACTGACCATGTGTGCCAAGAACATCAAAGTCAGCTCCAGTGGGGAGAAGGTTGTGGTGTGGACCAG GGAAGCTGACCGTGTGCTCCTCACCATGTGCCAGGAGCGAGGGGCGCACGACGACACGTTCAGAGCCATTTCAGCGCAGCTTGAGAACAAGAGCCCCTCTGAG GTGTCACAGCGCTTCCGTGAGCTTATTAGCCTTTTCCAGACAGGATCTGTTACGAGTtcggatgatgaagaggagggaacagacaACATGTCGGAAGAGGAGGAAGACTAG